AGAAGGCCGATCACATCCTTGCACTCGACATGTCCAACATCAATTTTACAATGCATCCGTATCCCGTGATTCTGAACTGGGGTGCGATTGAGCAGCGCGGAGACACATGGCGTCACTACATCGACGGGATCACGCCACTCATCAGCGAGCAAATGCACGAACTGGACAAGGAACGTGTCGCAATTGGCGCGGCCTGCGGTTTTAAGCTTGATGGTTTTCTTGAGCTGATGAAGATGTATTACGGCGACAATAGCAGCAAGAATATTTTCGAGTATGTGCACAGCCCTGAGACGCCGTATTCTGATCTCGTTGGTCAGAGCGTTCGTAGCCGTTATATTACAGAAGACGTGCCGGGGGTCATCATGCCGATCGCCTGCATTGCGCGCAAGGCAGGAACGAGGTCACCGAGGGCGGACTTGATTGTTAACTTCTGCTCGCAGCTGCATGGTACCGATTACTGGCATCAAGGCACAACGCTCGAGTCTATAGGCATTGCCGACAAGTCTATCGACGAAATCATCAATATGCTGGCATAGGCTAATTCCGCAGGTTCTGCGCTTGTTTCAAATCTGAAATAATTTTCCAATTCAAGCGTATGGTACCTGAGGAAGCATGTGGGCGTCGGAAAACATATATTTGGGGTTTCGTCATTTTTGCAGCTCAGGGGTTTTGTGTCCATTATTCTATCCTGCTGCGACTTTCATGGGCTTAAAAATAGAAGAGCGTTCACGACATAAGGAGGGGAAACATGAAAAGTATGACAATTGTTCGAGCAAAATGGATTCGTGGGCTTGACCATGTCATTGATGCGGTTATTGTCATCGCTCTGCTCGCGGTTACGGCGCTCATGTTTGTCCAGGTTGTTATGAGATATGTTCTGCGCTCGCCGCTTATGGGCATCGAAGAGCTTAACAACTTTCCAACGACATGGTTGTACTTGATGGCCGCCGTGAAAGCCTCTTCCGAAAAGGGGCAGCTTGTTGCGAGAGTACTAGAGATCTTTTGCAAGAGGGTACGTAGTATTTACGCTATTCGTATCATTGCCTCTATTGCTTCGACAGTTATCCTGTGCTGGCTCACGTGGTGGGGCTGGGATTACCTCAAGTATGCTCTCCGCGTCGGTAAAAAGACGGATATCCTATTTATCCCAATGATCTACTATGAAGTGACGGTATTCATTGCGTTTACTCTTATGCTGTTCTATACAATCGTCGAAATGTGGGAGTGCGTTCAGCAGTATCGGATGACGCCTACGGACGCCCTTATCTCGAAACATCAGGAGGTGGCCTAAATGGACGGCGTGACTCTTTCGATTATTTCCCTTTTAATCCTGATGGTCCTGCTGTCTTTGGGCGTGCCGATCGCATTTTGTTTTAGCGGAGCGTTGTTGTTCATGGTTACATTTGGTGATATCTCGATGAAGGGTATGATGATGTGGGGGCTCCAGCAGATTTTAAGCCCGTCGTTGCTGTGTGTGCCGCTGTTCATCTATGCAGGCTCGCTAATGAGCGGGTCAGGCATAGCAAAATACCTGCTCGACTTCGTTGATGTTTTCGTTGGCCGCGTCAAGGGCGGTCTCGGCATCGTTGCGATTGTTACTTGCGGCATCATGGGCGCCATTTCCGGCAGCGCATTCACTGGTCTTGCCGCGACGGGTAGCATGTTGATTCCCGAGATGGTGAAGCGAGGTTATCCACGCTCTTGCGCTACGGCGCTGATTACAGCTTCGTCGATTCTCGGCACGCTGATCCCACCCTCAACACCAATGATCATCTTCGGTTGGGTTACTAACACGAACGTCCTTGCCTGTTTCCTGTCTACTGTAGGCCCCGGAATCCTGACAATCATCATTTTCTGTGCAATCAACATGCTTATCTGTCACAATCTTGATATGAAGCTTCTTCCTCCGCTTTCTAAACAAGAGAAACGTCATCAAATTATCAGCAAAGGCTGGAAGGCTCTGCCGGCCATTCTAATGCCCCTTATTATTCTCGGCGGCATCTACTCCGGCGCGACGACGCCAACCGAAGCGGCGGCCGTCGCTACAGTTTACTGCTTCCCTGTCGGTTTTTTGATTTACAAGGGGTTGAAACCAAAGAATACATTCCAAATCACAAAGGACTCTGCTGTATCGGCGGGCACAATCATGGTCATGATCATGTGTTCGATGATGTTGAGCCAGACGTATGTTAGGCTTCAGGCTCCTCAGGCCATCATGGGGTCAATTTTCGGCATCACGCAGAACAAGTTTCTGATACTTCTCCTCATCAATGCCCTGTTGCTCTTTGTTGGCATGATTGTCAATGACACGACAGGCATCATTCTTGTAGCGCCGTTGCTCCAGCCGCTGGCGACGTCAATCGGTATCCACCCCGTGCATTACGCGGCTATCTTTGGCGTCAACCTCGGCATTGGCTGCCTGACCCCGCCTTACGCCTCGTTGTTGTATCTCGGCATGCGCGTCGGCAAGGTTGAGTTTTCTGATATCCTGCCGTACGTCTGTCTATTCCTGCTAGGCTACCTGCCGGTTATGCTTGCTACGACCTACTGGCCGGCTCTGTCCCTTTTCCTCCCGCGTGTTTTTGGCTACGTGTAAAAAAAGCTGTCGCGAGGCACGTTTTTCTTGTCCTCGTAACGTCGGGATGTTCAGTTCCAGTATTTTTACTGGCTTCAATGTACTGTGCGTAGCGCACATATTCTATTTTTGTTGAGGAGGGGTTTACATGAAAAAGTTGAACGTTCTGTTTGCTGCTTTCGCTGTTTTCTACATGGGTACAGCCGCAGTTGCCGCGCCGTGGAAGCTAGCCACGATTCGTCCCGAAGGCTCAGCGATTGATGTCGCGGTTCATAAGTTTGTTGATGACGTGAAGAAGGGCACCGACGGCCGCATTGACATCCAGATTTATCCGAACAGCGTTCTCGGCGACTACACGACAGTGCAGGAGCTTGTCTCTCTCGGCTCGGTCGAGATGCAGTGTGGTTCCATGAGCTGGCAGGTCGACAAACGTCTGTCCGCCTTCATTCAACCTTACCTTGTCAAAGACTGGGAGACAGCGAAGAAGAACTACAGCAAGGGAGCAAAGTTCACAGCTTTCTGCGAAGAGATTCTCGAGAAACAGAATGTTAAGGTCCTTGCCTATTGGCCGATTTACTTTGGCGGTATCGCTCTGACCAAAGATGTCGCCAATCCGCTTGATACCGAGAAGAAGAACCTGAAGGTTCGTGTGCCGAGCACGAAGCAGTGGGAAGCGCTTGCTGACGCCTTTGGTTTTCAGGCCACGCCACTTCCATTCTCTGAGTTCTTTACTGCGGCTCAGACTGGCATGGTTGAGGGCATCTTCGGTGCCGGTGCTGAAAACCACTACGTGAACTTCAAGGACATAATGAAGGCTGAGATTCCCATCAACACGCACTTTGAGTGTTGGCCGCTCATCATTAACAAGGAGCTGTACGACGGACTGTCCGATGCTGATCGTGCCACTCTTGACAAGGCTGCTGCGGACTTCGAAGCTGAACGTTGGGGCGCTGCCCCGCCTGAGACTGAAAGCTATCTCAAGAAGCTTGAAGAAAAAGGCATTAAAGTTTACCGTCCGACGCCCGAACAGCTTGAGCACTTTTCCGAGGTCGGACGCAAAGCGACATTTCCTGTTCTTGAGCAGATCTGTGGCAAGAAGGGCTATGAAGAAATCCTTGCAACGATCGTTGACTAACATCTTTTTATCTGAATTGAATTGTTGATGAAATCGAGATTCATTAAGAATAAGCGCGCTCTCAAATTGAGGGCGCGCTCCTAGAAAACAACGTGTTGATTAGTGCGTTTATTGTTCTTGTGTCTCTTCTGTTGCAGGAGCGTGCTTGTACCCCTTTTTCCAGAAGACCTCGACGTGCTTCACCATGACGCGGCGGGCCAGAGATGGATCGCCGGACTTGATCGCCTCAAGAACTTTCCAGTGCTCCTTGCGGTCTTCTCGTGGCAACATCTTGAAGTTCACTTCTTTCTGGCGCTTGATTTCACCGTTCAGTGAGTCGATCATGCGCGTCAGGTACGGATTGTCGGCCAGCCGGGCAATCGCGGCGTGAAACTTCATATGTGCCACGTTAAGTGCGGCGTCCCCGTCCTCTTCTCCTTCGCGGAGGATCGCTTCAAGTTGCTGAATCTGTTGTGGCGTGGCACGCTGTACGCACCAGTACGCGGCCTGTCCCTCAATAAGCTTGCGGACCTCAATGAGCTTCGCGTAAGCACTGTCGTCGAAGTCGTCAGCTTCAGGGGCATCAAGTACGTGGAGTAGAAATGTGCCTCGCCCGGGTTTTGATTCGACGATGCCAGCGTAAGCCAGAGCTTTAAGTGCCTCGCGGATGCTGCTGCGGCTCACATTGAACTGCTTTGCAAGGGTAAGCTCTCCGGGCAAGCGTTCGCCAAGTTTCCATGTGCCGTTTGCAATCTCTTTTTTCAGCTGGGCAATAATTTCAGTGTAATAGGTACCTCTCTCCAGCGGTCGAATCATAAAAACACGCTCCATCAGATTGGCATTTAAAATGTGTTATTGATTATTCTCTTTTTACACTGTCTCATTCTGTAAGCAGAATGTAATCATAGCACACATCAAAAACTCACGCAAGGCATTGAAACGTCGCAAAATATATTATTAATCACTGTGCAGAATAATATCGAGCTAATATCAAACTAACAAAAAGACCGGGAACATATTCCCTAAGCTTTCATGTGTCAGTGGTAGCACAAATTGAATAATTTTATACATTTTATAGGAAAGGGATTTTTGTCGATGGTAAATCGTCAAAGTATTCTACTTACCATTCTCAACAAGGAAGTCAGACCGGCCCTTGGCTGTACGGGACCTGTAGCTGTTGCGTTTGCTGCGGCTGCCGCAAAGGATACTGTAGGCGGCGAACCGAAAAAGGTTCGCATTGTTATGGACAAAGACTCGTACATCAAGAACGTTGCCGTCGGTATCCCAGGTATTGACATGCGTGGTATTGAGATCGCCGCATCGTTGGGCGCTATCGCCGGCGTTTCATCGGCGGGGCTTGAAGTACTCAAGGATGTGACGCCGTCCGATGCAGCAAAAGCCAAGGCCTTCCTGCCGAACGTTGACGTCAAGATTCAGTGGGATTTTGACAGCGTTGGCCTCTATATTGAAGCATGGGTTGCGACAGACAAGGGCGAAGGACACGTGCTTGTCGGCAAAACGCATACGAATATCATTTTCCGCGAATTGAACGGCAAGCTCATTGAAGGACAGTACGAGAAGAACTTTGATTCTGTTGTTGACCGTTCGCATGACACGATCCTTGACTATAAAATCAGCGAGATCATTGACTTCGCGAAACAGGTCCCGATTGAGGAAATCAGCATCTGCCGCGAGGCCATCGGAATGAACAAGATTATCGCCGAGCAGGGGTATAAGCCGGGTGTTGGCGAAAATTTCGGCAACGGAATTCTCGAGATCCCGTGGCCTTCCCCAATTACGAAAGCTAAGAGCTATGCGGCGGCGGCTTCTGATGCTCGCATGCAGGGACTTGAATATCCGACGATGAGTTGCGCAACGAGTGGTAATGTCGGTATCACATGTTCTATGCCGTTAATTTCCATGGGGGAGAGTCTTGGCAAATCGGAAGAAGAGATCATGCGCGCTCTTGCAGCGAGTTTCCTGCTCTGTGTACAGATGAAGAGTCTGATTGGTCGTCTCTCAATGTTCTGCGCGTGCGCGCTGGCGTCGAGTGTCGGTATCGCAGGCGGCATGGTGATGTTGCTAGGCGGTGGCACGAAAGAAGTTGATGGCGCGATACGTAACGTCGTAGGTTCTGTGTTTGGCATTTTGTGTGACGGTGCGAAGCATGGTTGTGCGCTGAAGTTGTCCATGTCCTCCGGCGTCGCGATTGAGAGCTCCTACATGGCGATGAACGGTCACTTTGTCAAGGGCGGCGATGGTTTTGTCTGCAACACAGCGGATGAGACTGTCCGCCTTGTGGGGCGCATGGCCAAGGAAGGCACAGCGGGTGCCGATCAGACGATGTGTCGCCTGCTCTACGAGCGCAACAAGATTGACTCAGCCAAGCCGTCGCAGATGCGTTGCGTCTAAAGTCTTTCCGCTGGCTGGGCGTTGTGCTAGGCCTGCGGTCCCGTTGCGTTGCCGTAACGTTCAAACGTTTTACTCTATTTTGCGTCTATATGGTTTTCAGTTTGACGGTCTTACTTTTCCGCAAGGAGGAATCTGTGCATGAAAACGTTGTTGCTGAGCCAGAAGGAAGCCATGAGCTTGATTACAATGAAAGATGTTGTCGAAATCGTGGAAAAGAACTTCCGCGGCATGGGCGAAGGAAACGTCATCAACCCGACCAAGGTCAACCTTGACCTTGGCGAGACCAGCCCATACCCGCCCTATGCGGGCTACATGAACGCCATGCCGGCCTATATCGGCTGGGAGAACGTTGCCGGCATCAAGTGGGCTGGCGGCGCGCTCGGTAAACGAAAAGCCCTCGGACTGCCCTACATTTCTTCGATGATGTTCCTCGTTGACCCCGTGACGCTCCAGTTCAAGTCCGTCATGGATAGCGCGATGATTACGAATTACCGTACTGGCGCTCAATCTGCCGTTGCAATGAAGTACCTCACGAAGAAGCGGAACATCACGTTCGGTCTGTACGGCGCTGGAATGCAGGCTCGTACGCAGGTTATGGCATTTGCTGAAATCTTTACGCTCAACAAGATCAAGGTGTATGATGTTTACACACCGGCTGCCGAGAAGTTCAAGAAAGATGTTGCTCAGTACGTGAAGAATGGCAACATTGAGATCTGCTCTGTTCCGCGTGACGTGGTCGAAGACTGTGATGCTATTGTCGCTGTCACCCAGGCCCAGAAACCGATCGTCGAAGACAGTTGGATTAGGCCGAAGCAAGTCTTCTTCCCGATGGGCAGCTGGCAGGAGTGCACGGACGAGTTCATTCTCAACGCTGACAAGATCGTCGTTGACCACATCGGCCAGTGCCTACACCGCGGTGCCTTGAAACACGTGGTGTCCGAGGGCAAGTTTTCCGAGAAGGACATCTACTGTACGATCGGCGAACTTGTTGCTGGCAAAAAGAAACTCGCATACGTCGAAGACCGCCCGGCTGAGCGCACGATTTGTATCCCGATTGGCACCGGCGCTCAGGATGTAGCTGTCGGCGGCGTCATCTACCAGCGCGCCATCGCGAAGGGTATCGGTGGCAGCTTCCAGTTCGTGTAAAACCGCTGGACTGAAAAGAGTGATTTCCCGGGCCGCTGCCGGATTCTTGTCCAACCGCCGTGATCAGCGTGGCGCTTCGGCCCCTGCCAAAAGCCTTTAGAACCTGCTGTCGCGCAGGTTTTCCCATAAGGAGGAACGTTTCACATGAAAACCCGTCTGCTGAGCCAGGATATGATCAAGAGCCTCATCACGATGAAAGACGTCGTGGACGTCGTCGAGAAGACATACCACGGCATGGGCGAAGGTACCGTTATTAACCCCGCCAAGGTGAACCTTGACCTTGGCGAAACTGCCGAATACCCGCCGTACAAGGGCTTCATGAACGCCATGCCCGCGTTCATCGGCTTCGAGGACATTGCGGGCCTGAAGTGGGCTGGCGGCAACCTCGGCATGCGTCCGCTCATGGACCTGCCCTATGTCTCTGCCCTGCTTATGCTGGTCGACGCTCCGACGCTCCAGTTTATCGGCGTCATGGACAGCGCTCACATCACGAACTTGCGCACCGGCGCCCAGTCTGCCGTCGCTTCGTGCTATCTCACGAAGAAGCGCAATATTACGCTGGGGCTTTACGGCGCCGGCATGCAGGGGCACACCCAGACCATGGCGTTCGCCGAGCGCTTTACGCTGAACAAGGTCGTCGTGTACGACGTGTTCCCCGCTGCGTCTGAGAAGTACAAGGCCGACTGCGCGCACCTTGTGAAGGACGGCAACATCGTCATCGCGAAGACGCCGGAAGAGGTCTGCAAAGATGCAGACATCATTATCTGCGTCACCCAGTCCAAGGACAAGTATGTCAAGGACGAGTGGATCGGGTCCGGCCAGATTCTGTTCCCGATGGGCTCCTACCAGGAGTGCGAGGACAAGTTCATCAAGAACGCCGACAAAATCATTGTCGACCACATCGAACAGTGCATGCACCGCGGTGCTCTGAGCGGCCTTCATGAGAAAGGCGAGCTCAAGGAGATCGACGTGTATGCTACGATCGGTGAAGTCGTCGCCAACAAGAAGAGTGTCGTCCCGGTCGAAGAGAGCCATGAGCGCATTCTCTGCCTGCCGATCGGCACCGGTTCGATGGACGTTGCTGTTGGCGGCATCGTGCTTGAGCGTGCCAAGGAAAAGGGCGTCGGCGGAGAATACGAATTCGTATAATAATGCAGCGCCTGGGGCTGTCGCGCGATATTTCGTGCCGCAGCCCTTTTTCAGCTCTGTTTTATATTATTAGATAGATTTATATCATGTTTTTCAGCTCGTTTAAGTCATTTTGGAGGAATATCCATGCCTGATTGCAGCATTTGCGGCGCGTGCATCAACAGTGATCGCGGCGGTGCAGACCGACTGCCAAGCCTTTTCGATTCCATTGGACCTGTCATGACCGGTTCGTCCAGCTCCGCCACAGCGGGCGTCCTGCGTATCGGGCGCATGGGACGATTGCTGATCGGAGGCGATCCGGACGCGATCGATCTGTATTTCTACGGCGCGCTCTCGACAACGTACAAAGGCCATGCGAGCGACGGCGCGGTTGTTGCTGGTCTGCTCGGTGAGCTCGAAGACTCCGGCCTGATTGGGAAGATGCTCAGGATTGCCGCCGAACGCGGCATTCCGGTTCACGATCATGTCGACCCCGAATCGACGCGCAACTCGATGACCGTCGACATGGCGCTTGTGCGGAACGGCGTCCATTACCGCATCTCCGGCGTGTCCATAGGCGGCGGCGAGATCGAGATGCAGGAGGTGGACGGCTGGCCCGTCCTGCTCCATGGTTTTGAAGACGGCGCGCTGTTCCTTGCGGACCACTGTTTCAGCCAAAGCGAAGTCGAAGCGTTCCTCAGCCGTTCCGTCCAGTCCGTGACGGCCACAGAGTACGACGGTAAAGCATTCCACACCGTCCTGACCGAGACGGCCCTGACAGAGCCGCAGATAAACGCCCTTCGCGACGCGTCGATCCGCGTTTACCCTCTGCGCAACCTGTGGGATTTTAAACTGAAAGACCCGGTTCCTCTGTTCGACACCTTCGCCAGCTGGCTCGCCCTTGCTGAGAAGACGTCAGCCCCCTCTGCCGCGGAGGAGTATGAAGAGCGCCGGAGCGGCGTGAGCCGCGAGTGGGTGCGCAAAAAGACGCTGACCGCCTGGAATGCCATGAAGGCGGCAGTCGAGAACGGCCTCGCTGGTCATAACCGTCTGCTGGGCGGCCTGACTCCTGGCGACGACGGCGCGAGGCTCAAGAATCTCGTTGACGCGCATCAGAATCTTTCCGGCCCTGTCGTGGGTACAGCAATCGCACGTGCGCTTGCTGTCATGGAGAGTAACGGTTCCATGCGTCAGGTCGTCGCCTGTCCGACGGCAGGCTCCTGCGGTATCATGCCCGGCTGCTTGATGACCGCGGCAGAAAAGCTTGGTTCGAGCGACGACCAGATTATCGACGCTCTCCTGTCCGGCGCAATGACCGGCGTCCTTGTCGCAAAACGCGCTCCCGTTTCCGGTGCCCTTGGCGGGTGCCAGTCCGAGATCGGCGTTTCGTCCGCCATGGCAGCAGCCGCACTGGCTCAGCTGGCCGGCGGATCGGCAAAGCAGGTCCAGGAGGCGTATGCTCTCGCGCTGAAAAATGTCCTTGGGCTCGTGTGCGATCCGGTCGCCGGTCCTGTCGAAGTGCCGTGCATCAAGCGCAACGCTATCGGCGTCGCGAATGCGTTCGCCGCGGCCGACATGGCCCTTGCCGGCATTGAGAGCATCATCCCGCCTGACGAGGTCCTTGACGCCCTGATCAACACACAACAGTATCTGCCCCGTGAGCTTCGCGGCATGATGAGCGGCGGCCTGTGCGCGACGAAAAAAGCTCACGAGCTCAAAGACTGGTGGTACAAAAAGCTCGCGACGATGTAGCGGAGCCAGGCGATTGAAATTTACGATCGAAATTCAGCGTGAAACAGAAAACGTTTTCAACATACGACCGCCCCGCGCGGTTTATTACAAAATATGGAGGAATACATATGAGCATCTGTACCCAGTGTGGTATGTGCACGAACAGCGGCGGCAATACCGACCGTCTTCCGAGCCTTTTTGACTCCATCGGCCCGATCATGACGGGGCCGTCCAGCTCGCATACGGCAGGCATGGTGCGTATCGGGCGCATGTGCCGCCAATTGATTGGCGGCGCACCGGACACGATCGACCTTTACTTCTACGGCGCGCTCTCGATGACGTACAAGGGGCACGCCAGTGACTCCGGCGTCGTTGCGGGCCTGCTGGGCCAGCTTGAGGATTCTCCGGGAATCAAAACGGCGCTCCAGACAGCCAAGGCGCAAGGGATCCCTGTCGTCGTCCATCGTTACCCAGACGACACAAGCCACAGCCCGGCAACTGTCGACACCGAACTGACCCGGAACGGGGAGCGTTATCGGATTGTCGGCCTGACGATCGGCGGCGGCGAAATCCAGATGAGCGAGGTCGACGGTTTTCCTGTCGAACTCTATGGCAGCGAGGACGGCGTTTTGTTCTCCACCTCCAAAGCCTACACCGCTGCCGAGCTCTCTTCCGCTGTCGGAGCGACCTTCCAGTCCTGCGTGTCGACCGTGAATGACGGCGTCTATTTCCACACGGCGATCTCGGACAGGTCCCTGAGCGAGGACGCCATGGCGAAGCTGAAGCTCCTTGCTTCAAAGGTCTATCCTCTGGCCGGCTTGTGGGACTTCAAGCTTGTCAACGCTGAACCGCTCGTGAATAGCTTCGATGAGCTTCTTGCCCGCGCAAAGGCTTCCTCGATCCCCGCGGTGGCCGAGGAATTTGAGGCGAAGCGCAGCGGCGTCACGCGCGAGTGGATTCGCAAAAAGACGCTCGAGGCATGGAAAACCATGAAGGCGTCCGTCGTCGCCGGCCTTGGCAAAAACAACCTTGTGGCCGGCTTCATGCCCGGCGACGACGGTGCGAAGCTCATGAAGCTTGTGAACAAAGGCAAAAATCTCTCAGGCCCCATCGTCGGCACGGCTGTCGCGCGCGCGATCGGCGTCATGGAGGCCAACGGCAGCATGTGCTGTGTCTGCGCTTCGCCAACGGCGGGTTCGTGCGGCGTCATTCCCGGCTGCCTCCTGACCTCTGCCGAGCAGCTCCACTCCAGCGAGGACCAAATCATTGACGCCCTGCTCGTCGCGGCCATGACGGGCGTGCTCATCGCCAAGCGCGCGCCGGTATCGGGCGCTCTTGGCGGTTGTCAGTCTGAAATCGGCGTCGCCAGCGCGATGGCTGCGGCAGGCCTTGTCCAACTTGCCGGAGGAACCCCTTTGCAGTGTTGTGAGGCAATGGCGCTTGCCCTCAAGAACATCCTGGGGCTTATCTGTGACCCCGTAGCAGGACCTGTCGAAATTCCCTGTATCAAGCGTAACGCGATTGGAGTTGGGAATGCCTACGTTGCAGCCGATATGGCACTTGCTGGCATCAGGAGTGTCATTCCATCGGACGAAGTCGTGGATGCCCTGATCAACACACAGCAGCTTCTGCCTCGCGAGCTTCGGGGCACTCTGGTTGGCGGACTTGCCTCGACGAAGACTGCGCGTCAGCTGAAGGACGTATGGTATAAGCGCATGGAAGAGATGGGGTAACAAAAATTGTCTCAATAATACTGTGCTTTGTTTAAAAACAACGTGATTTGTACTCCTTCAACAAAACAACAATGGCGGCAAGATGAAGTTGAAAGCTCGCTGAAGCTGCATGGGCGGCTCTGAAATTCTTCTTGACCGGTGGTTTTCGCAGAATTAAAGAGGCTGTCTCCAAACTGCAGAACTGTCTTTAAAGACGAAGGATACTATTTCGTTCCGTTTACATGCAGTGCCTTAACACTGGATAAATTTCATCGAAGAATAGCAAAGGGCCGCCTTAATTGGCTTTTGAGACGGCCTCTTGCTGTGCGGGAAGCGACAGGAGGAACTATCCGTAAAATTTGCGGTTGAAAAAAATCGAGCTCACTCTTGATGCTGCATGGGGTTGTCTTCGTTTCCCTTGTAAAAGTCGGGACTTCAGGCAGTGGTCTCCCGAACAGATCAGCGCCAGTCTGGGCGGAGCGAAACTCTATTATCCAAAACCGCACCGGCCATGGCAGCGGGGTACGAACGAAAACACCAACGGATTGTTACGGGAATGTTTTCCCAAGAAGAAAGACGTTACGGATATACCTGATGGGGTTATCCAGATGTATGTCAGACGCTTGAACTCTCGACCTCGTAAATGTCTTCACTGGAAATTTCCTTACGAAGTTTTCTACTCTGCCTCGTTGCGCTTGGTTTGATTATTCGCCTTCTAAAGGTCGGGAAGAAAGCCGTCGAGGATCAGGACTA
This is a stretch of genomic DNA from Pyramidobacter piscolens W5455. It encodes these proteins:
- a CDS encoding TRAP transporter small permease, whose product is MKSMTIVRAKWIRGLDHVIDAVIVIALLAVTALMFVQVVMRYVLRSPLMGIEELNNFPTTWLYLMAAVKASSEKGQLVARVLEIFCKRVRSIYAIRIIASIASTVILCWLTWWGWDYLKYALRVGKKTDILFIPMIYYEVTVFIAFTLMLFYTIVEMWECVQQYRMTPTDALISKHQEVA
- a CDS encoding L-serine ammonia-lyase, iron-sulfur-dependent, subunit alpha; translated protein: MVNRQSILLTILNKEVRPALGCTGPVAVAFAAAAAKDTVGGEPKKVRIVMDKDSYIKNVAVGIPGIDMRGIEIAASLGAIAGVSSAGLEVLKDVTPSDAAKAKAFLPNVDVKIQWDFDSVGLYIEAWVATDKGEGHVLVGKTHTNIIFRELNGKLIEGQYEKNFDSVVDRSHDTILDYKISEIIDFAKQVPIEEISICREAIGMNKIIAEQGYKPGVGENFGNGILEIPWPSPITKAKSYAAAASDARMQGLEYPTMSCATSGNVGITCSMPLISMGESLGKSEEEIMRALAASFLLCVQMKSLIGRLSMFCACALASSVGIAGGMVMLLGGGTKEVDGAIRNVVGSVFGILCDGAKHGCALKLSMSSGVAIESSYMAMNGHFVKGGDGFVCNTADETVRLVGRMAKEGTAGADQTMCRLLYERNKIDSAKPSQMRCV
- a CDS encoding TRAP transporter large permease, translated to MDGVTLSIISLLILMVLLSLGVPIAFCFSGALLFMVTFGDISMKGMMMWGLQQILSPSLLCVPLFIYAGSLMSGSGIAKYLLDFVDVFVGRVKGGLGIVAIVTCGIMGAISGSAFTGLAATGSMLIPEMVKRGYPRSCATALITASSILGTLIPPSTPMIIFGWVTNTNVLACFLSTVGPGILTIIIFCAINMLICHNLDMKLLPPLSKQEKRHQIISKGWKALPAILMPLIILGGIYSGATTPTEAAAVATVYCFPVGFLIYKGLKPKNTFQITKDSAVSAGTIMVMIMCSMMLSQTYVRLQAPQAIMGSIFGITQNKFLILLLINALLLFVGMIVNDTTGIILVAPLLQPLATSIGIHPVHYAAIFGVNLGIGCLTPPYASLLYLGMRVGKVEFSDILPYVCLFLLGYLPVMLATTYWPALSLFLPRVFGYV
- a CDS encoding ornithine cyclodeaminase family protein, with the translated sequence MKTRLLSQDMIKSLITMKDVVDVVEKTYHGMGEGTVINPAKVNLDLGETAEYPPYKGFMNAMPAFIGFEDIAGLKWAGGNLGMRPLMDLPYVSALLMLVDAPTLQFIGVMDSAHITNLRTGAQSAVASCYLTKKRNITLGLYGAGMQGHTQTMAFAERFTLNKVVVYDVFPAASEKYKADCAHLVKDGNIVIAKTPEEVCKDADIIICVTQSKDKYVKDEWIGSGQILFPMGSYQECEDKFIKNADKIIVDHIEQCMHRGALSGLHEKGELKEIDVYATIGEVVANKKSVVPVEESHERILCLPIGTGSMDVAVGGIVLERAKEKGVGGEYEFV
- a CDS encoding ornithine cyclodeaminase family protein, which translates into the protein MKTLLLSQKEAMSLITMKDVVEIVEKNFRGMGEGNVINPTKVNLDLGETSPYPPYAGYMNAMPAYIGWENVAGIKWAGGALGKRKALGLPYISSMMFLVDPVTLQFKSVMDSAMITNYRTGAQSAVAMKYLTKKRNITFGLYGAGMQARTQVMAFAEIFTLNKIKVYDVYTPAAEKFKKDVAQYVKNGNIEICSVPRDVVEDCDAIVAVTQAQKPIVEDSWIRPKQVFFPMGSWQECTDEFILNADKIVVDHIGQCLHRGALKHVVSEGKFSEKDIYCTIGELVAGKKKLAYVEDRPAERTICIPIGTGAQDVAVGGVIYQRAIAKGIGGSFQFV
- the dctP gene encoding TRAP transporter substrate-binding protein DctP; translation: MKKLNVLFAAFAVFYMGTAAVAAPWKLATIRPEGSAIDVAVHKFVDDVKKGTDGRIDIQIYPNSVLGDYTTVQELVSLGSVEMQCGSMSWQVDKRLSAFIQPYLVKDWETAKKNYSKGAKFTAFCEEILEKQNVKVLAYWPIYFGGIALTKDVANPLDTEKKNLKVRVPSTKQWEALADAFGFQATPLPFSEFFTAAQTGMVEGIFGAGAENHYVNFKDIMKAEIPINTHFECWPLIINKELYDGLSDADRATLDKAAADFEAERWGAAPPETESYLKKLEEKGIKVYRPTPEQLEHFSEVGRKATFPVLEQICGKKGYEEILATIVD
- a CDS encoding FadR/GntR family transcriptional regulator → MIRPLERGTYYTEIIAQLKKEIANGTWKLGERLPGELTLAKQFNVSRSSIREALKALAYAGIVESKPGRGTFLLHVLDAPEADDFDDSAYAKLIEVRKLIEGQAAYWCVQRATPQQIQQLEAILREGEEDGDAALNVAHMKFHAAIARLADNPYLTRMIDSLNGEIKRQKEVNFKMLPREDRKEHWKVLEAIKSGDPSLARRVMVKHVEVFWKKGYKHAPATEETQEQ